AAGGATTAAATATTGATGGAAAAGTAGTTCGAAACTTGAGTTTAATAGATGCAAAAAAATCTCTAGAAAAAATTGGACATGGAATGATAACTAAAGTTTATGCGGCGATGGAAGCGATCGATCTAGGAGCAAAAAGCGTCATAATATCCTCAGGATTGATAGAGCATCCTATTGTTCTCCCTGTTAAACATGAAACCGGAACAGTGATCGAACCATGAATAAATTAGAAGTAATGGATTTTGAAAAAAAATACATGGCTAATGTTTACTCGAAAAAACCAATTGTAATTACAAAAGGTAAAGGTGCACTTCTTTGGGATCTAGATGGAAGGGAATACATTGATTGCATGAGTAATTATGGTGTATCGTTAGTTGGACATTCCCACCCAAAAGTCATAGAAGAAATCAAAAAACAATCTGAACTATTAATCTCGTGCCACGGTTCATTATACAACGAAGCCAGATCAATTTTTCTAGAAAAGATCGTCAAAATAACACCAAAAGAATTAAACAAAGTATATTTTGCTAATAGTGGAGCAGAATCTATTGAATGTGCCATAAAGTTAGCTAGAAAATTTACTGGAAAGCCAGAAGTTATCGCAATGATGGGAGCTTATCACGGTAAAACTTTCGGTGCTCTATCAGCTACTTGGAATCAAAAATATCGAAAATCATTCGAACCCTTGGTTCCTGGTTTCAAACATGTTCCCTATGGAAATTCAGAGAAAGTGAGAGAAAACATTACAGAAAAAACAGCTGCTATATTAGTTGAGCCTGTACAGGGGGAGGGTGGAGTAAAAGTTCCTCCACCAACTTTTCTACAGGAATTGAGGGAAATATGCGATGAGAAAGGAACTTTATTGATTGTAGACGAGGTCCAAACTGGCTTCGGTCGTACTGGCAAAATGTTTGCATGCCAGCATTCGCAAATCACTCCAGATATTATGTGTTTGGCTAAAGCTGTAGCTGGAGGATTACCTTTAGGCTTAACTATGGCCAAAGAGGATATCATGTCTTCCTTTAAAGTTGGAGATCACTCTACCACTTTTGGAGGAAATGCCCTTGCATGTGCGGCAGCTACAGCCGTATTGAAAATAATAGAAGAAGAAAATCTCCCCGCTAGGGCAGTAGATTTAGGCTCTAGAATAATAGCGAATATGAAAGAATTGCAGAATGAATGCAAGATTATCAGAGATGTTAGAGGACTCGGTCTGATGATTGGCATAGAATTTAGATTCGATGTTTTGAACATCATTATGAGAGCATTAGAAAATGGACTATTGGTTCTAGATGCAGGACGGAATATTGTTAGACTTTTACCTCCATTAATAATATCGCAAGAACAATTGGACAGGGCTTTCGAAATCTTATCAACCATAATAAGAGAAGAGGAAAATGAGAGATTACGCAAAACAGATTCTAATTGATATGTTGGAAATTTATAGCCCTTCTGGGGAAGAAGAGGAATTATCGAATTTTATTCTAGATAAAACTAAGGAATTCGGGTTCTTTTCAGAAAAAGATGAAGTTGGAAATATCATAGCTAGAATAGGTCAAGGTGAACCTAGATTGTTGTTATGCGGGCACATGGATACGGTTCCAGGGAAAATAGATGTTCGTATGGAAGATAAAAAATTGTATGGCAGAGGATCTGTTGATGCAAAATCAAGCATAGCAGCAATGATGATGGCTATGAATGATCTGAAAAAAACCAAATTGTCAGGAGAATTAATACTGGCTTGTGTAGTGGATGAAGAAGGAGAAG
This genomic stretch from Candidatus Bathyarchaeota archaeon harbors:
- a CDS encoding acetylornithine/succinylornithine family transaminase, with the translated sequence MNKLEVMDFEKKYMANVYSKKPIVITKGKGALLWDLDGREYIDCMSNYGVSLVGHSHPKVIEEIKKQSELLISCHGSLYNEARSIFLEKIVKITPKELNKVYFANSGAESIECAIKLARKFTGKPEVIAMMGAYHGKTFGALSATWNQKYRKSFEPLVPGFKHVPYGNSEKVRENITEKTAAILVEPVQGEGGVKVPPPTFLQELREICDEKGTLLIVDEVQTGFGRTGKMFACQHSQITPDIMCLAKAVAGGLPLGLTMAKEDIMSSFKVGDHSTTFGGNALACAAATAVLKIIEEENLPARAVDLGSRIIANMKELQNECKIIRDVRGLGLMIGIEFRFDVLNIIMRALENGLLVLDAGRNIVRLLPPLIISQEQLDRAFEILSTIIREEENERLRKTDSN